Proteins found in one Schistocerca serialis cubense isolate TAMUIC-IGC-003099 chromosome 5, iqSchSeri2.2, whole genome shotgun sequence genomic segment:
- the LOC126481832 gene encoding piggyBac transposable element-derived protein 4-like, whose protein sequence is MSGFICGGELAVDEAMIPFTGKLSVKQYMKGKLSLWGIKMYMLCGKSAQAYDFILYQGASTEFQTSLLKEFGRAPTVVLQLSQKIKNQIGHKIYFDNFFSSYKLFQALNQEKICAAGTVRVNHFASPRLIPDKEAMKKERGFSEEICSADDITLVKWVDNKTVVLGTNFIGKREIDKVERWGKK, encoded by the coding sequence ATGTCTGGATTTATCTGTGGAGGAGAGCTTGCTGTTGATGAGGCAATGATCCCATTCACAGGGAAGCTGTCCGTAAAACAGTATATGAAGGGAAAGCTTTCTCTgtggggtatcaaaatgtacatGTTATGTGGTAAGAGTGCACAAGCCTATGATTTTATTCTTTATCAGGGAGCATCGACTGAATTTCAGAcatctttgttgaaggaatttggCCGAGCTCCAACAGTAGTTTTACAATtatctcagaaaataaaaaatcaaattggACATAAGATATattttgacaatttcttttcttcatacaAGCTTTTCCAAGCACTGAATCAAGAAAAAATTTGTGCTGCTGGAACTGTCAGAGTTAATCATTTTGCAAGTCCTCGTCTAATACCAGATAAGGAGGCAATGAAGAAGGAAAGAGGATTTTCAGAAGAAATTTGTAGTGCAGATGACATAACACTGGTAAAATGGGTTGACAACAAAACAGTTGTTTTAGGCACTAATTTTATTGGAAAAAGAGAAATTGACAAAGTTGAGCGCTGGggcaaaaaataa